The Zea mays cultivar B73 chromosome 7, Zm-B73-REFERENCE-NAM-5.0, whole genome shotgun sequence DNA segment ttctttgggCTTATGTTCTCTACTTTTTGTTGCTTGGTTCGAAGCTCGAGCACCCCAATGATGGGGAGCATAAGCTTTTTCGGGTTTGATGATGAAGCTTGAGGGCTTGCCATGCTCTTTGTGCTTGTCGTGAAATCACTAGAGGTGagtgccaatgttggtcacttgttttttatCTCTAAAGaatatcaaaaacaaggcaacacaagttattAAATTGCATTGGAAGCTTCTTTCTTCAATTAACCCTTCTTCGAAGGTTAATCCAAAAGAGAAGACAAAGGCTATAACAATAAAATAATGAAAATGGTATGTAAATCAAGAAGAGTAAGGTATATCACTCATCTGGATGTGCATACGTATCATTTCATGTCCTATGGGATATCatgattacaaatatacctttggcTTCATAGAAACAAGAGCTCGAAGGTATCTTCGAAGGCTGAGTAGATCAGTATTCTGGGCTTAAGGCTTACCGTTATGCATGGcattgttcctctatttatagtcGCGAGGTACAACTTCATATGAAATTACAAACATGTCCTCACACCCTATACACGACTACTATAAACAATATGAGGGCAATATTGTACTTTTCCATCTATAAATCTTGGAGATCAAGTCTTCCACAACCTTCATCTTCGTCTCCTACTTTATAAACCATAGCATGTCACCCGAAGCTATCTCCTTCGGCTTCGTCTAGCTTAATGCTTCCATAAACCAAAATCTTCTTGACTTCTTGCCTAATGTCCACTTCGACTTGGTGATGAAGGTGAAGGCTTCTATCTAAAACTTGCTCTTCATGACGAAGTAGTATCTTAGAGACCTTCAGTGATGAAGGCCCTCCCCCCAACAGTCTTCTTCCTCACAGACATTCTCCCCAAGGTCGGAAGAATTTTCCTCTGGATTGTTCTCCTCCCGAGTAGCTTGatcagctttcctcttcttcagcTCAGATGTTGCCTTTAGCACTTAGAAATAGGCTCTACGCTTGCAGATCCCACAACCACATTGTTGGGAGCGTCTTCGCCCGTCTAAAATGCCTTAGACAAAGTCAAAGTTTTAAGATTAGAAGTCGAATGAATCCTAGCCATCTGAAGACCGTCGAAGCTTCGAATTCCCGAAGCTCTCAGGAAAAGTAGAGGAGTGAAAAGGAGTTTCGTAGGCAGAGAATTTGGCTATAGTAGTTTGGTGCGAGCATTAAATACCGTGGCACTCCCATGGGATCAATCGGGTTATATTGGTAGGCGGGCGCGAAAGCCAATGAATCATATTGCTCACAATTACTTCCCTGTCACCGCTAGTACAGTTTCTCGCTGCAGTGTCTTTTTTGAAGACCTGCTTGTTCAGTTCTGTTTTTAATAATGtgctcaaggaaggtgttttcggaTTTTCGGTATAAGACCTTTGTCTGTTTCGTGATCTGAGCACGTTATGCAAAAATGGACTAATCCGACGAGGGTCTACTGTTGGAGGAATACCTTTGCCAATGATCCTTAAAACTAACTGGTATCAATAGTTTCATAATATTTTCCAGGAGTAATTAACTCATATCAGCCGAATGATGACAATACGGATAAAAGAGAAGTGGAAGAAGTTTCGGTTCGAATGCTCAGTCGAAGCATGCTGCTGAAGTCGAAGCAGTTGATCTAGAAACGGAGGGGGTCAATGTATCTATTGATGCTTCAGAAGAAATGACGATGCAGTTCCTAGTGGTTTTCGTAGCTATATGTATAGGATTCGAGACTATAATTATAATTTCACATAGAGTTGTACATCGGGTCATCCCTATAAATATGTGAACAATCAATATGCACGGACACAGGAGTTTAGGTACTCGCATCACACCAAGTCACTCTTCCTCCGAAACTGTGTAAAACTTTACCTTCGAACTGCTGCCTGAATCTTCGAAGGTATAACTGTATCTATTTATAACAAAAAAAGAGACAATATAAGGAGCGCGTTAGTAACTATTCCTTTTTAGCGTGTTCATTCCTTTTATTATTCCTTTTATTATTTTCAGAATTTTGATTATAATAAGCTTCTCATATCAATTTATCACTCAACTGAAAGTAAACTGAAGGGATTAATTAAGGTCCCACATTTTAATTATATTATCTTGTTTTGATACCTTTCAGAAAACAAAACAAGTAACCAACACTAAGCATTAATACCGAAGCTACCATTTGCCTTTTTATCCTACAAAGGATATGATAAAATCACTTTGTTGtttcttagggctagtttgggaactccattttttcaagggatttctattttcccaagagaaattagtttattttcccttGGAAAAATGAAAATCGCATGAGAAAATTGAGTTCCAAACTAGTCCTAAAACGAATTAAAAACAACTGAGATTTATTAGTTTGAGAACCTTGGGCAAGGTTACAACCCAACAATGTTGTTTAGAAATACTTGTCTCATACATGAGCTAGACTTGTGATCCTGTTTATACGAATGAGAACGATTCACATCCAATAACAATACGTAATCCAAAACACATCCAACAATAATATAGAGCCTGATTATAAATACACACAATAGAATAAACGACACAATCTTTAAATAAATTAATGAACTGCCAAGCGATAACTGCGCCACAAGCTTAAATTTATGCTCCGAGGAAAATACATCTAATCAACCATAAAAAGTAGGCACGCAGTACTAGCTAGATGGTGCCACCGTTGCAGCGCAGGACCTGCGCGTTGACCCAGTGGCCAGCATCACTAgcgaggaagctgacgagcggcgcGATGTCCTCGGGCATGCCGAGCCGGCCCAGCGGCGCCTCGGCGATGTATCGCTCCATGTCATCCTCCGTCTTGCCGGTGTACATCATGGGTGTCCCCGTGGACCCTGGCGCCACCACGTTGGCCGTGATCCCCGTGCCGCGCAGCTCGCGCGCCAGGATCTTAGTCATCACCTCCACCGCGGCCTTGCTTGCTGCGTATGCCGAGTAGCCAGGGCGCAGAGACCCAACTCCCGACGAAGAGAACGTCACGATTCGGCCGCGGCCGTCACGCACCAGCCGCCTGGCCGCCTCGCGGCAGCACAGGAAGGTGCCCCGTGTGTTGACGCTGAAGGCGGCGTCGAACGTCGCCTCGCTGGTCTCCGCCAGCGGCGGGTAGGAGTAGTCCAGCACCGCCGCCAACGTTACCAGGATGTGGAGCTCCCCGCCGAAGgctgcggcggccgcgtcgaacAGCGCCTTCACGGCTGCCGCGTCGGACACGTCCGCCTCGACCGCGATGGCTCGCGGCTGCTGGCTCTCGCCGGGGTGCTCGGAGGAGTTGATGGCGGCTACCAGCGTCAGAGCAGGTGCCGGGTCGCCGATGTACCCCACCACGACGCGCGCGCCGAGCGACGACAGGTGCTTCGACACGGCCGAGCCGATGCCGCCGGCACCACCGGTGACAATGGCTACGCGGCCGTGGAGCATCATCGATGCCGTCGCGTCCGCCCCGCCATTATTTGACTTGGGTTCAGCCATATGGGGTTCGAACGTGTGAACCGTTTGCCTGGTGGAAATGAAGCTCTGGAACGCAGGCAATTTAACGGTGTACATTCAGACCGTGCCACCGACACGTCCATACAGTGTACAGTTATCCGCTCCGATGCACGTGATTTGGGCTTGTCGACTTCAATGCAACAATATTCCTGGTTGGTGATAGTGAATGAGGACAGCGGCTCATCATTGCACGGAAACTGGACATGTCGGGCAATTCCACTTCTAGGTCGATCTACGTAGGAGTGATTTCTAGTGGCGTGGCGTGATACACATCATACATTTCAGAATGGAAGATATATTTGGTATTTAAAAATTCCGCCGAAGATCTAGATTTTTTCCGTGGATGTCATCGGCATGTTAGAGTTCAGATCAGCCACAATAGTAAACCGATAAAGATCCAACGGTCACGCAATGTTCGATGGCTTCCTTAAAGGCGGTTGGACATAAGACTATGTCCGACGGCTTCCtacaaccgtcggacataagattcTACGTCTGACGGCTGTCAGACAGACCGTCATCAATAACCTTATATCCGATGGCCTGTGTGACAGCCGTCGAACATAATCTTATGTCTTATATCCGACAGCTGCCACACAGGCCATCGGATATAAGAGAGTTTAAGCCACGACGCCCAACCACGCCGTTTCATTTCACCCGTCACGAGCGCTTCACCGCCGATGCCAGCCCACCCCTTCACCGACGCCCACCACCGCCCTCGCCGGCGCCCGTGCCTACCGTCACCTCCAGCCCCAGCAGTCGCCCGTCCCGCCGTTTTCCGCCCCGCCACCGGCTCCCGCCACCGTAGGCGCCCGCTGACGGCCTTCTCGCTCCCATTGGCGCCCGCTCCGCCCCCACCGCCTCGCCGGCTCCAACGCCCATCCGCCCCTACATCGCCCGCACCGACCATCCTGATCTCGCCATCGGCTAAGTGAGTATTTTTTGCCTTGTACTATAATTTTGTAGATGCATATAAATTGTTTGCAAGTATTTATTTTTAGTATTAaatgatttatttgtaaatattgTTTAGTTTGTTATGTTCGACAGCCGGAGTTTGTTTATGtaattaaattagcttgttttaATTCATTTAGTGGTGTCTagataatttaaacttttaatttaTGAGGGTCATTATTATGCCCTtggaaataaggtcattttatatgatttaggGTTCCGTGAAATGTTTTTCTATATAATATTGTACTGGTGTGGTTTATTAGTTTAACTACGTAATAATTTACGATGATTCTAGTTATTCGTAGTGTATCATAGATGTAGGGGCATGATTTACTTAACTAATGTCGTTAAcatctcgtatctagtatggaggaggatcgtcgatggatgtatgaacgttggaagaaaagaggtgctctatcaagtgagtgggttgccaagactgacgcgttttctcgaccatgcttttgctcggtcaaAGACTAGAatcgatgttaggtgcccttgtaacAAGTGTCAGAACAtttatttccttgacaggaggactatgttGATAGATCTTTGTAAGAACGGATATAagccaggctatgaggtgtgggtgcaccacggtgagaacccacctcctcgtattgtatcggaagttcagtcacataAAGAGGGGGACTatgataggatggaagagatgcttgaccaTGTATGCCATGAGCTTCTACCCGTCGATTCCAAGAACCCCTGTCAACCCTCCAATTATGATGATCCTcctacacctgaggttcagaagttctttgaGCTCCTTAAAGCTACCGAAGAGCCATTGCACAAGCAcacaaaagtgaccgtccttttcttcatgactcgacttatggctattaagtccaagtttgcattctcaaacaactgctataagaagcttctgaacttgatcagtgatgtacttccggagaatcacaagatgccaaaggacatgtaccagtccaagaagtTGCTCTCTGGTCTCAGTATGGACTAcaaaaaaatcgatgtctgtgacaataactgtatgcttttttggaaggagacCGCAAGTGAGAAGAAGTGTACAGTATGTGGTGAGCGTACATTCATcgaggttgaaaacgacgatggtttgaccgtgacgACCGAGGTAGCACGTAAACAGCTTCGTTACATGATtcttatacctcggttgaaatggttgtgaaagtcgcctagagggggtggataggcggaaactgaaatttacaactttaaacacactacaagtcaggttagcgttagaacaaatgTCAAGTCtgggagaggggaaaacaaatcaaccaagaaataaagcgaatgaacacgatgatttattttaccgaggttcggctccaaagaacctagtccccgttgaggtggtcacaaagaccgggtctctttcaaccctttccctctctcaaacggtaacttagaccgagtgagctttctccttaatcaatcgggtcacttagaccctcacAAGGatgccacacacttggtgtctcttgctttgattacaagtgtcttgagaacaagaatgtggaagaagaaagccaaccaagcaaacaagagcaacaaagaaacacaagaacggtcctctcacaagtcctaaagcactagaattgaattggggactttgatcggatcggtggctttgacttgtgtcttggagtgttgcactttgctcttgtattgaatggagagtgatgaatgcttggatggttggagtggaggtgtttGGGGgggatttatagccctcaaccaccaaacaaccgttggggagggctgctatcgatgggcgcaccggacagtccggtgcgccagccatgtcacccaaccgttagggttcgggcgcagacgaccgttggagctttgtcttcttgtggcaccggacaggcactgttcactgtccggtgcgcctctggtggctgctctaacttctgcgcgcactgtctgcgcactgtagcgtttgcaGGTGTACGTTGTAGTCGATTGTTGCGctggtagtcgttgctccgctggtgcaccggacagtccggtggcacaccggacagtccggtgaattatagcggagcgcggccttaGAAAcatgaaggtgaagagttcggagttgtacggtcctggtgcactagacactgtccggtggcacaccggacagtccggtgcgccagactagggcacccttcggtttcttttgctcctttctttttgaaccctaacctgatttttttattggtttgtgttgaacctataTGCACCTGTAAAATATATAATctagatcaaactagttagtccaattatttgtgttgggcattcaaccaccaaaattatttataggaaaaggttaaaccctatttccctttcaatctccccctttttggtgattgatgccaacacaaaccaaagcaaatatataagtgcataattaaactagtttgcataaggtaagttcataggttacttagaattaaaccaatttttacttttactagatatgtatggttgctttcttttatttaacattttggaccacacttgcaccacttgttttgttttttgaattttttttggaaaatcttttcaaagtctttttgcaaatagtcaaaggtatatgaataagatttcgagaagcattttcaagatttgaaattttctcctcctgtttcaaatgcttttcctttgacttaaacaaaactgcccctgaatgaaattctcgtcttagttttcaagagggttttaatagatatcaattggaaatatattgAGATGATACTTTTGACAATATACAAGTTGAAAAtcaacataccaatttgaaatatatcaattaaaaattttcgaaaggtggtggtgcggtccttttgctttgggctaatactctctccccctttggcatgaattgccaaaaacagagactttgtgagcccttttaaactttctccccattggtacaagtaaataagagtgaaggattataccaatttggagtgcggagtaacgacgaaggataaaagataccggtagagtggagtggaagccttgtcttcatcgagtacttcatttccctttcaatctatgacttagtacagaaatacacttgaaaacacattagtcgtagacataaaagagatatgatcaaaggtatataaatgagctatgtgtgcaatgtttcaataaaaattctgagaatcaagaatgtttagcttattcctaagtttggtaaaggttttctcatctaatggtttggtgaagatatcagctaattgttctttggtgccaacataagcaatctcgatatcccccctttgttggtgatccctcaaaaagtgataacgaatgtctatgtgcttagtgcggctgtgttcaacgggattatccaccaagcggattgcactcccattgtcacataggagaggaactttgctcaatttgtagtcatagtccctgagggtttgcctcatccaaagtaattgcgcatagCAGTGGCCTGCgataatgtactcggcttcggcggtagaaagaggtaatgagttttgtttctttgaagcccaagacaccagggatctccccaaaaattgacaagtccctgatgtgctcttcctatcaattttacaccctgcccattcGGCATCTGAATAtcatattaaatcaaaagtggatcccttgcggtaccaaagtccaaacttaggagtgtaaactaaatatctcatgattcttttcacggccctaaggagaactttcttaggatcagcttggaaccttgcacacatgcatatggaaagcataatatccggtcgagatgcacataaatagagtaaagatcctatcatcgaccggtataccttttgatctacggacttacctcccgtgtcgaggtcgagatgcccattagttcccatgggtgtcttgatgggcttggcatccttcattccaaacttgttgagtttgtcttgagtatactttgtttgactgatgaaggtgccttcttggagttgtgtgacttgaaatcctaggaagtacttcaactcccccatcattgacatctcgaatttttgtatcatgatcctactaaactcttcacaagtagatttgttagtagacccaaatatgatatcatcaacataaatttggcatacaaacaaatcttttgcaacagttttagtaaagacagtaggatcggctttaccgactttgaaaccattagtgagtagaaagtctcgcaggcattcataccatgctcttggtgcttgcttaagcccatagagcgcctttgagagcttataaacatggttaggatactcactatcttcaaagtcgggaggttgctcaacatagacctcttccttgattggtccattgaggaaagcacttttcacgtccatttgataaagtttaaagccatggtaagtagcataggcaagtaatatacgaattgactcaagcctagctacgggtgcataagtttcaccaaaatccaaaccttcgacttgtaaatatcctttggccacaagttgggctttgttccttgtcaccacaccatgctcatcttgtttgttgcggaatacccacttggttcctacaacattttggttaggacgtggaagtaaatgtcatacctcattccctgtgaagttgttgagctcctcttgcattgccaacacccaatccgagtctcttagtgcatcctgtaCCCTTTATGGCTCAAtaaaggacacaaaagagtaatgttcacaaaaatgagcgactcgagatcgagtggttacccccttatgagtaTCACCGAGAatcgagttcacggggtgatctctttgaatctctttgaccctgaatttcttgatcatcttccttgtcttgatcaacttcatctccccctttatcattgtcctcctcttgaggtggctcatcctcttgatcttcatcttcattgtcatgagcctgatcctcatcttgagttggtggagatgcttgattggaagatgacggttgatcttgtgcttgtgtgggctcttcggattccttaggacacacatccccaatggaattgttccttagtgagacgcacagagcctcttcatcatctagctcatcaagatcaacttgctccacttgggagccattagtctcatcaaacacaatgtcacaagaaacctcaactaatccagtggatttgttgaagactctatatgcccttgtgtttgagtcataaccaagtaaaaagccttctacatcctttggagcaaatttagattttctacctctattaacaagaataaagcatttgctaccaaagactctaaaatatgaaacattgggctttttaccggtgaggagttcataagatgtcttcttgaggattcggtgaaggtagagccggttgatgttgtagcaagcggtgttaatcgcctcagcccaaaattggtacggagtcttgtattcatcaatcatggtccttgccatgtccagtagagttctattcttcctctccactacaccattttgttgaggtgtgtagggagaagagaactcatgcttggtgccctcatcctcaagaaagccttcaatttgagagttcttgaactccatcccattgtcgcttgttattttcttgatccttaatccgaactcattttgagcccgtctcaagaatccctttaaagtctcttgggtttgtgatttttcctgcaaaaagaatacccaagtgaagcgagaatagtcatccacaattacaagacaatacttactcccgccgatgcttatgtaggcaatcggggcgaataaatccatgtggagtagctcaagcggcctgtcagttgtcatgatgttcttgtgtggatgttgggtaccaacttgctttcctgcttgacatgcgctacaaaccctgtctttctcaaaatgaacatttgttattaccaaaatgtgttctccctttagaagcttatgaagattcttcatcccaacatgggctagtcggtgatgccagagccaacccatattagtcttagcaattaagcaagtatcgagttcagctttgttaaaatcaactaagtatagctgaccctctaatactcctttaaatgctactgaatcatcacttcttctaaacacagtaacacctacatctgtgaatagacagttgtagcccattttgcataattgagaaactgaaagcaagttgtaatctaaagaatctacaagaaaaacattggaaatagaatggtcaggtgatatagcaattttaccaagtcctttgaccaaaccttgatttccatccccgaatgtgatagctcgttggggatcttcatttttctcttaggtggagaacattcttttctccccagtcatgtagtttgtgcacccgctatcaataatccaacttgagcccccggatgcataaacctacaaaacaatttaggccttgttcttaggtacccaaactgtcttgggtcctttcacattagaaacaagcaccttgggtacccaaacacaagtctttgaccccttgtgtttgcccccaacatatttgtcaACTACTTTGTctaatttgttagtaagcacataagatgcatcaaaagtcttaaatgaaatgttaggttcatttgatgctgtaggagttttctttttaggcaatttagcatgggttgattgcctagagctagaagcctcattcttatacataaatgcatggtgagaaacagaatgagttttcttagcatgaattctcctaattttgtgtttgggataaccagcaggatataaaatatagcccttgttatcctgaaccatgggagccttgcctttaacaaaattagacaatcttttagggccattaagcttgacattgcttccctgttggaaaccaatgccatccttaataccagggtgtctcccactatagagcatgcttctagcaaatttaaatttttcattttcaatttcatgctcattgatttttgcAGTTAGTtgatctatatgatcattttgttgtttatttaaagcaaggtgatcatgaatagcatcaacattaacatctctacatctagtacaaatagaaacatggtcAACATTaggtgtagagggtttgcaagattttaattcttctatcttagcatttaaaattgcattctcatctctaagacaggaaatagaatcattgcaaacatttaaatccttagccttggaaaattaagctagcattttcagtcctaaggcaagaaatagattcattcaatttatcaatcttagcaattaaactagcattttcttttctaagattggtaattgaatcatagcatatgctaagctccttagtcaagttttcattcttctctacttcctgagcataagcatttttcaccttaacatgctttttattttccttaataaggaattcctcttgactatccaagagttcatccttctcatgaatagctccaatcaattcattcaatgtttccttttgttgcatgttaaggttggtaaAAAGGGTAAGTAGataatcttcatcatcactagaactactctCATCACtaaatgtagtatacttgggggtggttctagattgtgccttcttctttttgccgtcctttgccacgaAGCACGTGTGGCTGACTTTGggaaagaggaggcccttgttgacggcgatgttggcggcatcctcgtcggaggaggagtcggtggagctcacatcggagtcccattctcgacacacatgggcatcgccacccttcttcttgtaatatcttttcttctccttcttctttcccctcttgtcgtcgcccctgtcactatcactagacataggacatttagcaatgaaatgaccaggcttaccacacttgtagcacaccctcttggagcggggtttgtagtccttccccctcctttgcttgaggatttggcgaaagctctttatgatgagcgccatctcctcattgtcgagcctggaggcgtcgatggtgagcctacttgatgtggactcttctttcttctcttccgtcattttgaatgcgacgggttgcacctcgggtgtggaggtgtcgccttgctccaagtcaatgatgtgtttggagcctttcatcattagttcaaagcccacaaactttcctatcacttcctcgggagacattagcttgtatctaggatcaccaagtattaattgaacttgagtgggattacgaaatacgagggatcttagaataaccttgaccatttcatggttatcccacttggtgctcccaaggttgcgcacttgattgaccaaggtcttgagccggttgtacattgcttgtggctcctctccgtggttgaggatgaatcgatcgagctccccctcgatcgtctcccacttggtgatcttggtcacctcatccccttcatgcgcggtctttaggacatcccaaatctccttggcactttttagcccttgcaccttattatactcctctcgacacaaggaggcgatgagtattgtagttgcttgggagtcaaaatgccgtatttgggcaacctcgtctgaATCGTAATCTTCGTCCCCCacatttggtacctgcgctccaaactcaacaatgtcccatatgctagcgtggagtgaggttagatgatgcctcattttatcacttcacatagaataatcttcgccatcaaaacatggtggcttgcctaatggaacggaaagtaatcgaGTGCGCTTAGAAATACGGGAGTAACGAAgtagcatcttactatacttcttgaggtcatggc contains these protein-coding regions:
- the LOC100284513 gene encoding estradiol 17-beta-dehydrogenase 8; protein product: MAEPKSNNGGADATASMMLHGRVAIVTGGAGGIGSAVSKHLSSLGARVVVGYIGDPAPALTLVAAINSSEHPGESQQPRAIAVEADVSDAAAVKALFDAAAAAFGGELHILVTLAAVLDYSYPPLAETSEATFDAAFSVNTRGTFLCCREAARRLVRDGRGRIVTFSSSGVGSLRPGYSAYAASKAAVEVMTKILARELRGTGITANVVAPGSTGTPMMYTGKTEDDMERYIAEAPLGRLGMPEDIAPLVSFLASDAGHWVNAQVLRCNGGTI